In a single window of the Papaver somniferum cultivar HN1 chromosome 8, ASM357369v1, whole genome shotgun sequence genome:
- the LOC113303984 gene encoding acyl-coenzyme A thioesterase 13-like isoform X1 — translation MKKDENESIKMAKDWIQSLAQGRQGREIETQALQSLYSVHVQKGLIRCNFLVPKNLSDRDGNWHVGAIATLIDIVGASAIVTVVGNINVSVDFSISYFSPAKINEEVEIEAKVLGHKGNLSSNMVVIKNKENGMYKYETIFTTVNGRK, via the exons ATGAAGAAAGATGAGAATGAGTCGATCAAAATGGCAAAGGATTGGATACAAAGTCTAGCTCAAGGTCGCCAAGGTCGTgaaattgaaactcaagctcttcAAAGTCTCTACTCTGTTCATGTCCAGAAAGGCTTAATTCGATGCAATTTCTTAGTACCCAAAAACTTATCT GATAGAGATGGAAATTGGCATGTAGGAGCGATTGCAACTCTAATTGACATCGTTGGCGCTTCTGCTATTGTCACTGTTGTTGGTAACATCAACGTCTCCGTTGATTTCAGCATATCCTACTTCTCACCGGCAAAGATTAAT GAGGAAGTAGAGATTGAGGCTAAAGTATTGGGACATAaaggaaatctatcttcaaaCATGGTGGtgattaaaaacaaagaaaacg GAATGTACAAGTATGAAACCATTTTTACAACAGTGAATGGAAGGAAATAG
- the LOC113303984 gene encoding acyl-coenzyme A thioesterase 13-like isoform X2: MKKDENESIKMAKDWIQSLAQGRQGREIETQALQSLYSVHVQKGLIRCNFLVPKNLSDRDGNWHVGAIATLIDIVGASAIVTVVGNINVSVDFSISYFSPAKINEEVEIEAKVLGHKGNLSSNMVVIKNKENGVYTIELIMNSDI, from the exons ATGAAGAAAGATGAGAATGAGTCGATCAAAATGGCAAAGGATTGGATACAAAGTCTAGCTCAAGGTCGCCAAGGTCGTgaaattgaaactcaagctcttcAAAGTCTCTACTCTGTTCATGTCCAGAAAGGCTTAATTCGATGCAATTTCTTAGTACCCAAAAACTTATCT GATAGAGATGGAAATTGGCATGTAGGAGCGATTGCAACTCTAATTGACATCGTTGGCGCTTCTGCTATTGTCACTGTTGTTGGTAACATCAACGTCTCCGTTGATTTCAGCATATCCTACTTCTCACCGGCAAAGATTAAT GAGGAAGTAGAGATTGAGGCTAAAGTATTGGGACATAaaggaaatctatcttcaaaCATGGTGGtgattaaaaacaaagaaaacg GTGTTTATACAATTGAGCTAATCATGAACTCGGATATTTAG
- the LOC113303983 gene encoding probable glycosyltransferase At5g03795, with protein MKLLNSSSSTSAHSSSTLIFILITCLFGGSESRAFSNSFSVSPIYSPYSWLPTIPKRITAPLPTVKPKEEDGLIAKKFSKIEKVEHDLAKARGSIREAILNGENQTRSTPLHEDANDYVPQGNIYNNAQAFQRSYLEMEKTFKIFVYNEGEPPLFHDGPCKNKYSTEGRFIHQMEQETRFRTCNPDEAHVYFLPFTVVKMVSYLYIPETRDRRGIKRAALDYVNILAQKYPYWNRSLGADHFMLSCHDWGPEISFHIPNLHNNSIRVLCNANTSEGFNPSRDVSFPEIYLRSDNVTSFIGGPPPSKRKLLAFYAGEIHGYVRSVFVNYWKDKGDEDIKVYTSLPKKLSYLGMMKKSKYCICPSGYEVASPRVVEAIYAECVPVLISDHYVPPFSDVLNWDAFSIQVSLSEIPNLKKILTTIPEDRYIKLQRSVKQVQRHFITNNGAPKRYDVFHMTLHSIWLRRLNIRVHD; from the exons atgaagctcttaaattcttcttcttctacctcGGCACATTCTTCTTCTACATTGATTTTCATTCTAATTACATGTCTGTTTGGTGGTTCTGAAAGCAGAGCATTTTCAAATTCCTTTTCAGTTTCTCCTATCTACAGTCCTTATTCATGGCTGCCAACAATTCCCAAGCGCATCACAGCACCATTACCAACT GTCAAGCCAAAGGAGGAAGATGGGCTAATTGCGAAGAAATTTAGCAAAATAGAGAAGGTAGAACATGATCTAGCAAAAGCTCGCGGTTCGATTAGAGAAGCAATTTTAAATGGCGAGAACCAGACTAGATCAACACCCCTTCATGAAGATGCAAATGATTATGTTCCCCAAGGCAACATTTATAACAACGCTCAAGCATTTCAAAG GAGTTACTTAGAAATGGAGAAGACATTCAAGATCTTCGTGTACAACGAAGGCGAACCACCTCTATTTCATGACGGTCCGTGCAAAAATAAATACTCAACAGAAGGAAGGTTTATTCATCAAATGGAGCAAGAAACAAGGTTTCGTACCTGCAATCCAGATGAAGCTCATGTCTATTTCCTTCCATTCACTGTTGTAAAAATGGTTTCATACTTGTACATTCCTGAAACAAGGGATAGGCGAGGCATTAAACGGGCTGCGCTTGACTATGTTAACATTCTTGCACAAAAATATCCTTACTGGAATAGAAGTCTTGGAGCTGACCATTTCATGCTCTCATGCCATGATTGG GGACCGGAGATATCATTTCACATTCCGAATCTACACAACAACTCCATAAGGGTGTTATGCAATGCAAATACCTCAGAAGGATTTAACCCTTCAAGGGATGTATCATTTCCTGAAATCTATCTTAGATCAGATAATGTTACAAGCTTCATCGGTGGTCCACCGCCTTCTAAGCGTAAACTACTAGCATTCTACGCTGGTGAGATTCATGGTTACGTTCGTTCAGTATTCGTAAACTACTGGAAAGACAAAGGTGACGAAGATATCAAAGTTTATACTTCTCTCCCAAAAAAATTATCCTACCTTGGCATGATGAAGAAGAGCAAATACTGCATTTGTCCAAGTGGTTATGAAGTTGCAAGCCCTAGAGTCGTCGAAGCTATTTACGCAGAATGTGTTCCTGTTCTCATTTCAGACCACTACGTTCCACCATTTAGCGATGTTCTAAACTGGGACGCATTTTCAATTCAAGTTTCGCTCAGTGAAATCCCAAATTTAAAGAAAATCTTAACGACAATACCAGAAGATAGATATATAAAGCTGCAGAGAAGCGTAAAACAAGTTCAAAGACATTTCATTACAAACAATGGCGCACCTAAACGGTACGATGTATTCCATATGACCTTGCATTCTATTTGGCTCCGCAGGCTAAATATCCGAGTTCATGATTAG
- the LOC113306466 gene encoding MDIS1-interacting receptor like kinase 2-like: protein MEFDWIKRVRFIKGAANAFAYMHHDCIPAIVHRDISSSNILLDAEYDARVSDFGTARMLKPDSSNWTSLAGTYGYVAPELAYTMKVTEKCDVYSCGVIILEVLMGRHPSEIITLLSQNLLSSSSSSNVGQNIRLIDILDQCIEAPTDEVVKKEITYLVKVGFSCLRSDPCTRPSMQEVSVELALSPKSRIDFAKPSEIITLGDILS from the exons ATGGAGTTCGACTGGATAAAGAGGGTAAGATTCATCAAGGGAGCAGCTAATGCATTTGCTTACATGCACCATGATTGCATTCCAGCAATAGTTCACAGGGACATATCTAGCAGCAATATTTTGTTAGACGCTGAATATGATGCTCGTGTTTCTGATTTTGGCACGGCGAGGATGTTGAAGCCAGATTCATCAAATTGGACTTCACTTGCAGGAACTTATGGATATGTCGCTCCAG AGCTTGCCTACACAATGAAGGTGACCGAAAAATGTGATGTTTATAGCTGTGGGGTGATCATACTGGAAGTACTGATGGGAAGGCACCCATCTGAAATCATCACATTACTCTCTCAAAATCTCCTCTCATCTTCGTCTTCGAGTAATGTTGGACAAAACATAAGGTTGATAGACATCTTGGATCAATGCATTGAAGCGCCAACGGATGAAGTTGTTAAGAAAGAAATAACGTACCTTGTGAAAGTTGGATTTTCATGCTTACGTAGTGACCCATGCACTCGGCCAAGTATGCAAGAAGTGTCAGTAGAGCTAGCATTGTCGCCTAAGAGCAGAATAGATTTTGCAAAGCCTTCTGAAATTATTACACTAGGAGACATACTGTCATAA
- the LOC113306465 gene encoding MDIS1-interacting receptor like kinase 2-like: MLYGEISKDWGNCQNLTALYLSGNGITGRIPSELGKLKILRELDLRSNYLVGEIPNELFNLSSLIRLDVRNNKLTGGLSSQVGMLINLPHLDLSTNNFTGPIPKQLGDCSSLLSLNLSRNSFNERIPFQVGSLDSLQIMLDLSRNELTGEILSALSKLKKLEILNLSHNKLSGSIPSSFDQMLSLTTVDVSYNELSGPIPNIKAFQDAPFDALKHNEGLCGNISRGLQPCNS; this comes from the coding sequence ATGTTGTATGGTGAAATCTCAAAAGACTGGGGGAATTGTCAAAATCTGACAGCCTTATATCTCTCGGGGAACGGAATCACCGGTAGAATACCTTCTGAACTTGGCAAGTTGAAGATTTTACGTGAACTCGATCTTAGATCAAATTATTTAGTAGGGGAAATTCCGAATGAGTTGTTCAATTTGTCTTCGTTGATCAGACTAGATGTGAGAAACAACAAACTTACTGGTGGGTTGTCTTCCCAAGTTGGAATGTTAATTAACTTGCCACATCTCGATTTATCCACCAATAACTTTACCGGACCGATACCAAAACAGCTTGGGGATTGTTCAAGCTTACTATCTTTGAATTTGAGTAGAAACAGTTTTAACGAAAGAATACCTTTTCAAGTTGGAAGCTTGGATTCATTACAAATCATGCTGGATCTTAGTCGAAATGAGCTAACCGGAGAGATACTGTCAGCTCTCAGTAAACTAAAGAAACTGGAAATCTTAAATTTGTCCCACAACAAGCTTTCCGGTTCAATTCCTTCTTCATTTGATCAAATGCTCAGCTTGACTACTGTGGATGTTTCTTACAATGAGCTGAGTGGTCCTATTCCAAACATCAAGGCCTTCCAGGATGCTCCCTTCGATGCATTGAAGCACAACGAAGGCTTGTGTGGTAATATCTCCAGAGGTTTGCAACCATGTAATTCGTAA